The nucleotide window ATGTTATTAGAAAAATTGGAGGACAATTTATGTCAGTCGGTTCATTCGTATTTATGTTACATAGTCATTTACCTTATTATAGAAAAGCAGGTATGTGGCCTTTCGGTGAAGAAAATTTATATGAATGTATGTGTGAAACATACGTTCCGCTTTTAAATGCAATTTCTGAACTTTATGAAGAAGATGGTATTAAAGCTAAACTTACAGTCGGTATTACACCTATTTTGGGTGAACAATTAAATGATGAACATTTGAAAAATGGGTTCGTTGAATATTTGGATTCTCGTATTACTGCTGTTGCTAAAGATTTGGACAGATATCCTGATCCGGAAGTGGCTCATTCGCAACATTTAAAATACTTGGCTAAATATTATTTCGATTGGTTTAACCATATTAAAGATTCTTTTGTTAATAAATATAACAAAGATTTAATTGGTGCATTCAAAAAGTATCAAGATTTAGGCTGTATCGAAATTACTACCTCCGGGGCTACTCACGGTTTCTCTCCGTTGTTGGCTACTGATTCCAACTTGAATGCTCAATTCAAAGTAGGGTCTGATACTACAAAAAAATTGTTCGGCAAAAAAGCTAAAGGCTGCTGGCTTCCTGAATGTGCTTACCGTCAAGGTTATGAATATTCCGGTAAAGACGGCGAAAAAAAATGGAGACCTGCTATTGAAGTTACTCTCCAAAATAATGATATCGATTACTTCTTTACTGAATCTCACGTTATCGAAGGCGGTAACTCTATCGGCAACAGACGTGTAATCGGTGTATATGGCAATATTGAATATATCCCTCTTCCTGAAAGAGAAGCGACCGGCTACGACACTTATTCAGCTTATTGGCTTCCTGATGCTCAAGTTGCTGTTATGGGTAGAAATGATAGAGCTGGATTCCAAGTATGGTCTGCTGCTGACGGATACCCCGGTGACGGTTGCTACCGTGAATTCCATAAAAAAGATGATAAATCAGGCATGAACTACTGGAGGATTACTTCCCCAACTACTGATTTGGGTGACAAAATGCTTTATGACCCAGTTTTGGCTATGAATCAAGTAAACTTGAACTCTGACCACTATACAACTTTGATTTATCATATGCTTAACGACTACAAACTTGCTAAAAACAAAGAAGGTTTGATTATGGTATCATTCGATACTGAGCTTTATGGTCACTGGTGGTTTGAAGGTGTTGAATTTATTAAACAAGTTATTAAAAAATTCCACTCTTATCTTCCTGAAGTTGAAAGACTTACTGCTAGTGAATATTTAGAAAAACATCCTCCTGTTGAAGCTATTCAAATTCCTGAAAGCTCTTGGGGTGCCGGTGGTCACTTCTATGTATGGATGAACCACTTGACTGAATGGATGTGGCCTATTATCAATGGTTGTGAAAAACATATTAATGATATCGCCGCTAAATATGAAAATATTCCTGAAGATAAGCTTCTTCATAGAGCTTTGAATCAGCTCGCAAGAGAAAATCTTCTTTTGCAAAGTTCAGATTGGCCTTTCTTGATTACTACTTGGCAGGCTAAAGATTATGCTACTGATAGATTTAATGAACACGTTGAAAGATTTGAACTTATCGCTGGTATGATTGAATCTGGTAATATTGATGATGCTAAGCTTCAAGAAATTGAATCAATTGATAATTGCTTTGCTGATATCGATTACAGAGTTTATTTGCCTATCGCAGAGGGCGTAATTCCTCAACAAGAAGGTAAATTGGCTCCGCTTTATACAGATTAGTTTCTGTAAAATATCATTAAAATAGCTTCGGGTATTGCTCGAAGCTATTTTTGCAAAA belongs to Candidatus Gastranaerophilales bacterium and includes:
- a CDS encoding DUF1957 domain-containing protein, which gives rise to MSVGSFVFMLHSHLPYYRKAGMWPFGEENLYECMCETYVPLLNAISELYEEDGIKAKLTVGITPILGEQLNDEHLKNGFVEYLDSRITAVAKDLDRYPDPEVAHSQHLKYLAKYYFDWFNHIKDSFVNKYNKDLIGAFKKYQDLGCIEITTSGATHGFSPLLATDSNLNAQFKVGSDTTKKLFGKKAKGCWLPECAYRQGYEYSGKDGEKKWRPAIEVTLQNNDIDYFFTESHVIEGGNSIGNRRVIGVYGNIEYIPLPEREATGYDTYSAYWLPDAQVAVMGRNDRAGFQVWSAADGYPGDGCYREFHKKDDKSGMNYWRITSPTTDLGDKMLYDPVLAMNQVNLNSDHYTTLIYHMLNDYKLAKNKEGLIMVSFDTELYGHWWFEGVEFIKQVIKKFHSYLPEVERLTASEYLEKHPPVEAIQIPESSWGAGGHFYVWMNHLTEWMWPIINGCEKHINDIAAKYENIPEDKLLHRALNQLARENLLLQSSDWPFLITTWQAKDYATDRFNEHVERFELIAGMIESGNIDDAKLQEIESIDNCFADIDYRVYLPIAEGVIPQQEGKLAPLYTD